Proteins encoded in a region of the Lysobacterales bacterium genome:
- a CDS encoding DUF3391 domain-containing protein, translating into MALEERSLPLVALQPGMFVCRIDRPWAETPFPLQGLQITSQADVDSLRPYTEEAVVDFRRSVLPEGRNRLLTLGFRAPPGERMPELRHYPEPLQVEQELPRARAAHALALGLARGLQEDLRAGRPLGLEQLSEAVQPVVASVLRSPDAFFWLVALRHRDPYAYGHALNTSAYVTALGRQIGLPVDLLIELAGAALLMDIGMPLLPDGLCNHGLLLSSAEHRRVQAHVALGLQALQGREGVSEAQGQWIAAHHERHDGSGYPLGLSGVEIPLFARMLGLVDTFDAMCTDRPHQKAVSRHDATQFLYRERDRLFQAELVEQFGQALGVYPTGTLIELSSGEVAVVTQQNAARRLFPRVTVLTFADKRLDPAFPQIDLWLDESPDGGRRTILRGLRPGAYGIDLAQLFLGDEAVELRP; encoded by the coding sequence ATGGCGCTTGAAGAGCGCAGCCTGCCCCTGGTCGCCCTCCAGCCCGGCATGTTCGTCTGTCGCATCGACCGCCCCTGGGCGGAAACCCCGTTTCCGCTGCAGGGCCTGCAGATCACCTCGCAGGCGGACGTCGATTCGCTGCGGCCCTACACCGAAGAAGCGGTGGTCGACTTCCGCCGCAGCGTATTGCCCGAGGGTCGCAACCGCCTGCTGACGCTTGGCTTTCGGGCGCCGCCGGGCGAGCGCATGCCCGAGTTGCGCCACTACCCCGAACCGCTCCAGGTCGAGCAGGAGCTCCCGCGCGCCCGCGCCGCGCATGCCTTGGCGCTGGGCTTGGCGCGCGGTCTGCAGGAGGATCTGCGCGCCGGCCGGCCGCTGGGGCTGGAGCAGCTCAGCGAGGCGGTGCAGCCGGTGGTTGCGAGCGTGCTGCGCAGTCCGGACGCATTCTTCTGGCTGGTGGCCCTGCGCCACCGCGACCCCTACGCCTACGGGCATGCGCTGAACACCTCGGCCTACGTCACCGCCCTGGGCAGACAGATCGGGCTGCCGGTGGACCTCCTGATCGAGCTGGCAGGTGCTGCGCTGCTGATGGACATCGGCATGCCACTGCTGCCGGACGGCCTGTGCAACCACGGCCTGCTGCTGTCGTCTGCCGAGCACCGTCGAGTGCAGGCGCATGTCGCGCTGGGGCTTCAGGCACTGCAGGGGCGGGAGGGGGTGAGTGAGGCCCAAGGCCAGTGGATCGCCGCCCACCATGAGCGCCACGACGGCAGCGGGTATCCGCTGGGGCTCTCCGGCGTCGAGATTCCGCTGTTCGCCCGCATGCTCGGCCTGGTCGATACCTTCGATGCCATGTGCACCGACCGCCCGCACCAGAAAGCGGTCTCACGCCACGACGCAACGCAGTTCCTCTATCGAGAGCGCGATCGTCTGTTCCAGGCCGAGCTGGTCGAGCAGTTCGGCCAGGCGCTGGGCGTGTATCCCACCGGTACGCTGATCGAACTGTCCAGCGGTGAGGTCGCGGTCGTCACCCAGCAGAACGCGGCGCGGCGGCTGTTCCCGCGAGTGACCGTGCTGACCTTTGCCGACAAGCGGCTCGACCCTGCCTTTCCACAGATTGATCTGTGGCTCGATGAATCGCCGGACGGCGGTCGACGCACCATCTTGAGGGGGCTGCGGCCGGGCGCCTACGGCATCGATCTCGCCCAGCTGTTCCTGGGCGATGAAGCCGTCGAGCTTCGGCCGTGA
- a CDS encoding sulfotransferase, producing the protein MSAQRRASEALPVFEQLVRVQPEVPEHWSNLGNCLCELEREQEALVPLQQAFQRGDRSAALFFALARAELAYGRPLQARVCIERALQQTPLDPEFLLLRARVLYALDETEAAADVLAQLRDSRLPLGLRVEAAEIQLNLAHYADAERAFSAVLKEDPGEPSALIGLATCHERANRLDQAAETRSRVDANRACARPEVASALQQLDARLATRRGDLAQARALFESVLADPPRDPALRTHLRFELGKVCASLGDTEAAMQTFERGHAEREAAVTAAHPNLSREDGLLAALDKPVPDFAVGAREGAEDGRRDPLFVVGFPRSGTTLLEQLLDAHSDLASFDEQPFLQRLVTRLNREQGGYPQALARLGAPERAEFRRSYFADVDRQRPDLGARRPVDKNPLYLIRLPLAAALFPDLQVVLALRHPCDVVLSCFMQNFRAPAFAVTFATLASTARMYDRVFRTYYGFRDQLALPTHVLRYESLVADVEAESKRLFAFLGLPWTDELLAFTERAKQRGVISTPSYTQVVQPVNRRAVGRWQQWRPWFEGEVLDVLGPWVERFGYRLD; encoded by the coding sequence TTGAGTGCGCAACGACGCGCCAGCGAAGCCCTGCCCGTGTTCGAGCAGCTCGTGCGGGTACAGCCTGAGGTCCCGGAGCACTGGTCGAACCTCGGCAACTGTCTGTGTGAGCTCGAGCGCGAACAGGAGGCTCTCGTGCCATTGCAGCAGGCGTTTCAGCGCGGAGATCGCAGCGCCGCGCTGTTCTTCGCGCTGGCCCGCGCCGAACTCGCGTACGGTCGGCCGCTGCAGGCGCGCGTCTGCATCGAACGCGCGCTGCAGCAAACCCCTCTGGACCCCGAATTTCTGCTGCTGCGCGCGCGCGTCCTGTACGCCTTGGATGAGACCGAGGCGGCTGCCGACGTCCTGGCCCAGCTCAGAGATTCGCGTCTGCCCTTGGGGCTCAGGGTGGAGGCCGCAGAGATCCAACTGAACCTCGCGCACTACGCGGATGCCGAACGCGCGTTTTCGGCGGTTCTGAAAGAAGATCCCGGCGAGCCCAGTGCGCTTATTGGACTCGCCACCTGCCATGAGCGCGCCAATCGCCTCGATCAGGCGGCTGAGACCCGCAGCCGGGTGGATGCGAACCGTGCCTGCGCTCGGCCTGAGGTTGCGAGCGCGCTTCAGCAGCTGGATGCGCGCCTCGCGACCCGGCGCGGAGACCTCGCGCAAGCGCGCGCGCTGTTCGAGTCAGTGCTTGCCGACCCGCCGCGTGATCCGGCCCTGCGCACGCATCTGCGATTCGAGCTTGGCAAGGTCTGCGCCAGCCTCGGTGACACCGAGGCCGCGATGCAGACCTTCGAACGCGGCCACGCCGAGCGCGAGGCGGCCGTCACTGCAGCGCATCCGAATCTCTCACGCGAAGACGGCTTGCTCGCCGCTCTCGACAAGCCGGTGCCGGATTTCGCGGTTGGCGCGCGCGAGGGCGCAGAAGACGGTCGCCGTGATCCGCTGTTCGTTGTTGGCTTTCCGCGTTCGGGCACCACGCTTCTTGAACAGCTGCTGGATGCGCACTCCGATCTCGCCTCCTTCGACGAGCAGCCCTTTCTGCAGCGTCTGGTGACCCGGCTCAATCGCGAGCAGGGAGGCTATCCGCAAGCGCTTGCGAGACTCGGGGCGCCAGAGCGCGCCGAATTCCGGCGCAGCTACTTCGCTGATGTCGATAGGCAGCGCCCCGACCTCGGCGCGCGCCGACCGGTCGACAAGAACCCGCTGTACCTCATCCGCTTACCGCTCGCTGCAGCCTTGTTCCCGGATCTCCAGGTCGTGCTCGCCCTGCGCCATCCCTGCGACGTGGTCTTGTCCTGCTTCATGCAGAACTTTCGAGCGCCCGCTTTCGCCGTGACGTTCGCGACGCTCGCAAGCACGGCCCGCATGTACGACCGCGTGTTTCGCACCTACTACGGGTTCCGCGACCAGCTTGCGCTGCCGACGCACGTGCTGCGCTACGAATCCCTGGTGGCGGATGTCGAGGCCGAGTCCAAGCGCTTGTTCGCATTCCTCGGGCTCCCCTGGACAGACGAGCTGCTCGCGTTCACCGAGCGCGCCAAGCAGCGCGGCGTGATCAGCACGCCCAGCTACACGCAGGTCGTGCAGCCGGTGAACCGTCGAGCGGTCGGCCGCTGGCAGCAGTGGCGCCCGTGGTTCGAGGGTGAGGTCCTGGACGTGCTGGGGCCGTGGGTCGAGCGCTTCGGCTATCGGCTCGACTGA
- a CDS encoding 2OG-Fe(II) oxygenase gives MAADSAPRILPTSTSSRDALSRCVQVFDDALPAAFCSQMVESFAMLSRFQVENGRNRQSWLGESAWTELDVGPLSDAAFRSLLLDNIARHLQRYNAMLGFTLPVPFTTRTSELIIKRYRPGGEERFQPHFDSLGAVSNRYLVCLWYLNDVAEGGETAFVDLDLEVKPRAGRLLMFPPYWMYQHEGRPPLSGDKYILSTYLLF, from the coding sequence ATGGCCGCCGACTCCGCCCCCCGCATCCTGCCGACGTCGACGTCCTCGCGGGACGCACTCTCCCGCTGCGTCCAGGTCTTCGATGACGCACTGCCGGCCGCGTTCTGCTCACAGATGGTCGAGTCGTTCGCGATGCTCTCGCGCTTTCAGGTCGAGAACGGGCGCAATCGGCAGAGTTGGCTGGGCGAGAGTGCCTGGACCGAGCTCGATGTGGGGCCGCTCTCGGACGCCGCCTTCCGGTCGCTGCTGCTCGACAACATCGCCCGCCACCTGCAGCGCTACAACGCGATGCTTGGCTTCACCTTGCCGGTGCCCTTCACCACGCGCACCAGCGAGCTGATCATCAAGCGCTATCGCCCCGGTGGCGAGGAGCGCTTCCAGCCGCATTTCGACTCGCTTGGTGCAGTGAGCAACCGCTATCTCGTCTGCCTGTGGTATCTCAACGATGTCGCTGAGGGCGGCGAGACTGCGTTCGTCGATCTCGACCTTGAGGTCAAGCCGCGCGCGGGACGCCTGCTGATGTTCCCGCCCTATTGGATGTACCAGCACGAAGGTCGCCCGCCGCTGTCGGGTGACAAGTACATCCTGTCCACCTACCTGCTTTTCTAG
- a CDS encoding aspartyl/asparaginyl beta-hydroxylase domain-containing protein, which produces MPPAPFSAGSDPSAALNARLLAELAREIYALSGDLRAFGPDAQGAVETPEARLAALLAEVRSMRSALAAARPAWLSRQRDAVGVSAETRELKLHIGCGGHALPGWINLDVHPAPFCWNVLWGLPFADGAASHVFVSHLLEHLFFPGEALAFLRELKRTLGPGGRLRLIVPDVAALIDAYVREDRAFFAARGAHWPGARGDGPLLAQFLNYAGAGPEPGYFFEAHKFGYDFETLRDLLERAGFSSVTRSAYMQSEDPDLRVDEASAVAGAGHAGAKYSLFVEARVAGSSAQATRGTTDSEHGDLVQAARAEMQAKRPREAAALLQEARRLAPGNAHLARSHGVALLAAGDEDAAEQALREALRLDPDLPATHLHLGRLLERRGRAWDAVSAYFRAITKAQSRELWLNEATTPTWLQADVLHAMQQVREQRVPLLMALLEPLEAEHGTKAMLRVRAALSNYLGVEPHPPADPRQAPRFLHVPGLQARPWLDNTHGELSSRLQAHFPCAREEALDLLESRLGLQPFLEGAETVDLSPYLGGAQARWDALFFYRHGLAVPAGAAAAPGTSAFLKDLPLVRIPGHAPEICFSVLAPGTHIKPHHGVTNARVVVHLGLVIPDGCRLTVGGETRPWREGETWVFDDTFLHEAINESDAPRVILLMDAWHPELDAAERQALTSIIEGIGEFHRGPGA; this is translated from the coding sequence ATGCCCCCTGCGCCTTTCTCCGCAGGCAGCGACCCTTCCGCTGCACTGAACGCACGTCTGCTCGCCGAACTGGCGCGCGAGATTTACGCCCTGTCTGGCGATCTTCGGGCCTTTGGGCCGGACGCGCAGGGCGCAGTGGAAACCCCGGAAGCGAGACTCGCGGCCTTGCTGGCTGAAGTGCGCAGCATGCGCAGCGCACTGGCGGCGGCGCGTCCGGCATGGCTGAGCCGGCAGCGCGACGCCGTGGGCGTGTCGGCAGAGACCCGCGAATTGAAGCTGCACATCGGCTGCGGCGGTCATGCGCTGCCAGGATGGATCAATCTGGATGTCCATCCCGCGCCGTTCTGCTGGAACGTGCTGTGGGGCTTGCCCTTCGCCGACGGCGCAGCAAGCCATGTCTTCGTTTCGCACTTGCTTGAGCATCTGTTCTTCCCGGGCGAGGCGCTCGCCTTTCTTCGCGAACTGAAACGCACGCTGGGCCCCGGTGGACGGCTGCGCTTGATCGTGCCCGATGTCGCCGCGCTCATCGATGCCTACGTGCGCGAAGACCGCGCTTTCTTTGCCGCACGCGGCGCGCACTGGCCGGGCGCGCGCGGCGACGGCCCCTTGCTCGCGCAGTTTCTGAACTACGCGGGCGCCGGTCCCGAGCCGGGCTATTTCTTCGAGGCGCACAAGTTCGGCTACGACTTTGAAACCCTTCGCGACCTGCTTGAGCGCGCCGGATTCAGCTCGGTCACCCGCAGCGCCTATATGCAAAGCGAGGATCCCGACCTGCGCGTGGATGAGGCCAGCGCAGTCGCCGGGGCCGGACATGCCGGTGCCAAGTACTCACTGTTCGTGGAGGCGCGCGTGGCGGGTTCGAGCGCCCAGGCCACGCGCGGAACGACCGACTCCGAACACGGCGATCTGGTGCAGGCCGCGCGCGCCGAAATGCAGGCGAAACGCCCGCGGGAGGCCGCTGCACTCCTGCAGGAGGCCCGCAGGCTGGCACCCGGCAACGCCCACCTTGCGCGCAGTCACGGCGTCGCACTGCTGGCGGCAGGCGATGAGGACGCAGCCGAACAGGCGCTGCGTGAGGCCCTGCGCCTCGATCCCGACCTGCCCGCAACGCACCTGCACTTGGGACGGCTGCTGGAGCGACGAGGACGCGCCTGGGACGCGGTGAGCGCTTACTTCCGCGCGATCACGAAAGCGCAGTCGCGCGAGCTGTGGTTGAACGAGGCCACGACTCCGACCTGGCTGCAGGCGGATGTGCTGCACGCCATGCAGCAGGTCCGCGAGCAGCGCGTTCCCCTGCTGATGGCGCTTCTGGAACCGCTCGAAGCCGAGCACGGAACAAAGGCGATGCTGCGCGTGCGTGCAGCGCTGTCCAACTACCTCGGCGTCGAACCACACCCGCCTGCGGATCCACGCCAAGCCCCACGCTTCCTGCATGTCCCAGGGCTGCAAGCGCGGCCTTGGCTCGACAACACGCACGGCGAGCTGAGCAGCCGTCTGCAAGCGCACTTTCCATGCGCCCGCGAAGAGGCGCTTGACCTGCTTGAATCCCGCCTGGGACTGCAGCCCTTTCTGGAGGGGGCGGAGACGGTCGACCTCAGCCCCTATCTGGGAGGTGCCCAAGCCCGCTGGGACGCCCTGTTCTTCTATCGTCACGGTCTGGCGGTGCCAGCGGGCGCAGCCGCAGCACCCGGGACGTCCGCGTTCCTGAAAGATCTGCCCCTGGTCCGAATCCCCGGCCATGCCCCCGAGATTTGCTTTTCCGTGCTCGCGCCTGGCACGCACATCAAGCCGCATCACGGCGTGACCAATGCGCGGGTCGTGGTTCATCTGGGCCTGGTGATTCCCGACGGATGCCGCTTGACCGTAGGCGGCGAAACGAGGCCATGGCGAGAAGGCGAGACCTGGGTCTTTGACGACACTTTCCTGCACGAGGCCATCAACGAAAGCGACGCGCCGCGAGTCATCCTGCTCATGGACGCATGGCACCCGGAGCTCGATGCCGCCGAACGCCAGGCGCTTACGTCGATCATTGAAGGCATCGGCGAGTTCCACCGGGGGCCCGGCGCCTGA
- a CDS encoding TonB-dependent receptor: MKLKNELSLRIRQALVLGLAGSTTLAAPTFAQNADEEQAKTLDSVVVTGSRIRRVDAETASPVFTIDRQAIDRTGSATIGDFLQDIPAISGAATNPSVNNGGGDGSATVSLRGLGDSRTLTLLNGRRMVYADINSIPMAAIERVEILKDGASAVYGTDAIGGVVNFILKRDFDGSELSIGYGESSRSDAQRTTANFTYGWSGERGNILFNLNYNDQQEVLAADRDYSRDALTLYSGTVTVGGSSRTTTGRYSVPRTSAAANGINCPGTGANVALTRRSDRPGSAWSDFRCFDNATDLFNYQAVGNLQLTPQERAGVFIASRFNLTESATLYSDIYTQNTRAYGQIAPLPFDARPGQDEVTISPQSVFWPFTGLTTGLSGNDLRLRLSAIGNRRFSFQTDVKQITTGVEGLIGDGRWGYDVGFTYGKLEQEGLSTGYLFTPALASALGPSFRDSSGTLRCGTPDNIVPNCTPVNFFGPLTSASDQAALARISSPARNTTDADLKNFYGTVSGDLFELPAGPVSTAFGVEYREEAFAFVPDFLAVVDTTNYTCLISSEACTTSAIGSFDVSELYGEALVPLLSDAPFAESLSATFGFRWSDYSTFGSTSNWKLGLEWRPMGDVLVRGTVAEVFRAPTIGDLFQGDSASSDSFSDPCNGWRGAPAGSPQRLACQNVATDGSFNQTDTQLSAIKGGNAALQPEQGKVFTYGVVYDPSWLSGASLSVDLWRVYLNDTIGTVGTQTILNNCFNNGSFCDLFSRNSQGEILRLFDRNANVGRTDTKGVDVGLKYRLDDTGIGDFRFSLDTTYTSQFDVQTIVLGQVVARSFLAGTFLSSANGGLGNYSRVRSLGSIAWSLGNFDAQWTGRYVSGFSVGSIFPNTRTNTCADLGLALAPGGTPGCFFERGSQTYHNFVFGYNMEPWGTKFQLGVDNAFDKQPPIIFQNNSLNGNTDERTFDTIGRYYWMTATVSF, translated from the coding sequence ATGAAGCTCAAGAACGAGCTCTCGCTCAGAATCAGGCAGGCACTCGTGCTCGGCCTGGCGGGTTCCACCACGCTGGCGGCGCCGACCTTCGCACAGAACGCCGACGAGGAGCAGGCCAAGACCCTCGACTCCGTCGTCGTGACCGGTAGCCGCATCCGCCGGGTTGACGCCGAGACCGCGAGCCCGGTGTTCACCATCGATCGCCAGGCGATTGACCGCACGGGCTCAGCCACCATTGGCGATTTCCTGCAGGACATCCCGGCGATCTCCGGCGCCGCCACGAACCCGTCCGTGAACAACGGCGGTGGCGACGGTTCGGCCACGGTCTCGCTGCGCGGCCTGGGCGACTCGCGCACGCTGACCCTTCTGAACGGCCGCCGCATGGTCTATGCGGACATCAACTCGATTCCGATGGCGGCCATTGAGCGCGTCGAAATCCTGAAGGACGGCGCTTCGGCGGTGTACGGCACGGACGCGATCGGCGGCGTGGTCAACTTCATCCTCAAGCGCGATTTTGACGGCAGCGAGCTGTCGATCGGCTACGGCGAGTCCTCGCGGAGCGACGCCCAGCGCACCACCGCCAACTTCACCTATGGCTGGTCGGGTGAGCGCGGAAACATCCTGTTCAACCTCAACTACAACGACCAGCAGGAAGTGCTCGCGGCCGACCGCGACTACTCCCGCGACGCCCTGACCCTGTACTCCGGCACCGTCACCGTGGGCGGCTCCAGCCGCACCACCACCGGTCGCTACAGCGTGCCGCGCACGTCCGCAGCAGCCAACGGCATCAACTGCCCGGGCACTGGCGCCAACGTCGCGCTGACCCGCCGCTCCGACCGCCCGGGTTCCGCCTGGTCCGACTTCCGCTGCTTCGACAACGCGACGGACCTGTTCAACTACCAGGCCGTGGGCAATCTGCAGCTGACTCCGCAGGAGCGCGCCGGCGTGTTCATCGCCAGCCGTTTCAACCTGACCGAAAGCGCCACTCTCTACTCCGACATCTACACCCAGAACACGCGCGCTTACGGCCAGATCGCGCCGCTGCCGTTCGACGCGCGCCCGGGTCAGGACGAAGTGACGATTTCCCCGCAGAGCGTGTTCTGGCCCTTCACTGGCCTGACCACGGGCCTGTCCGGCAATGACCTCCGCCTGCGCCTGTCGGCGATCGGCAACCGCCGCTTCTCGTTCCAGACCGATGTCAAACAGATCACCACCGGCGTGGAAGGCCTGATCGGCGACGGCCGCTGGGGTTACGACGTCGGCTTCACCTACGGCAAGCTTGAACAGGAAGGCCTGTCCACCGGCTATCTGTTCACGCCCGCCCTCGCCTCCGCGCTGGGACCGTCCTTCCGCGATTCCTCGGGGACGCTGCGCTGCGGCACGCCGGACAACATCGTTCCGAACTGCACGCCAGTCAACTTCTTCGGCCCGCTGACCAGCGCCTCCGACCAGGCCGCACTGGCGCGGATTTCCTCGCCCGCGCGCAACACCACCGACGCCGATCTGAAGAACTTCTACGGCACTGTCAGCGGCGATCTGTTCGAGCTGCCGGCGGGCCCGGTATCGACCGCCTTTGGTGTTGAGTACAGAGAAGAAGCCTTTGCCTTCGTGCCTGACTTCCTGGCCGTTGTCGACACCACCAACTACACCTGCCTGATCTCGTCAGAGGCCTGCACGACCTCCGCCATCGGCAGCTTCGACGTCAGCGAGCTGTACGGCGAAGCCCTGGTGCCACTGCTGTCCGACGCTCCGTTTGCTGAATCGCTGAGCGCCACCTTCGGCTTCCGCTGGTCCGACTACTCCACCTTCGGCAGCACCAGCAACTGGAAGCTTGGCCTTGAGTGGCGTCCGATGGGCGACGTTCTGGTACGCGGCACGGTGGCGGAGGTGTTCCGTGCGCCAACCATCGGCGATCTGTTCCAGGGTGACTCTGCGTCCTCTGACAGCTTCTCCGACCCCTGCAACGGCTGGCGCGGTGCGCCTGCGGGCAGCCCGCAGCGACTGGCGTGTCAGAACGTCGCGACCGACGGCAGCTTCAATCAGACCGACACCCAGCTCTCTGCCATCAAGGGTGGCAATGCAGCTCTGCAGCCTGAGCAGGGCAAGGTGTTTACCTACGGTGTTGTGTACGACCCCAGCTGGCTGAGCGGCGCTTCGCTGTCGGTCGACCTCTGGCGCGTGTATCTGAACGACACCATTGGCACCGTCGGCACCCAGACCATCCTGAACAACTGCTTCAACAATGGTTCGTTCTGCGACCTGTTCTCGCGCAACTCCCAGGGCGAGATCCTGCGTCTGTTCGATCGCAACGCCAATGTGGGTCGTACGGACACCAAGGGCGTCGACGTGGGCCTGAAGTACCGCCTCGACGACACCGGCATCGGCGACTTCCGCTTCTCGCTGGACACGACCTACACCTCGCAGTTCGACGTGCAGACGATCGTGCTGGGTCAAGTGGTGGCGCGCTCCTTTCTGGCGGGCACGTTCCTGTCCTCGGCCAACGGCGGCCTCGGCAACTACAGCCGCGTACGCTCGCTGGGCAGCATCGCTTGGAGCCTTGGCAACTTCGATGCGCAGTGGACGGGCCGTTACGTCAGCGGCTTCTCGGTCGGATCCATCTTCCCGAACACCCGTACCAATACGTGCGCGGATCTCGGCTTGGCGCTGGCACCGGGCGGCACTCCGGGATGCTTCTTCGAGCGCGGCAGCCAGACCTACCACAACTTCGTGTTCGGCTACAACATGGAGCCTTGGGGTACGAAGTTCCAGCTGGGCGTCGACAATGCTTTCGACAAGCAGCCGCCGATCATCTTCCAGAACAACTCGCTTAACGGCAACACGGATGAGCGCACGTTCGACACGATCGGCCGCTACTACTGGATGACGGCGACCGTGAGCTTCTGA